One genomic window of Catenulispora sp. MAP5-51 includes the following:
- the dhaM gene encoding dihydroxyacetone kinase phosphoryl donor subunit DhaM, which translates to MNQSIGIVLVSHSAHLASGLRELLAQIGSDRVPVAAAGGTRDGGIGTSYDLILAAIAEADRGHGVVILPDLGSSVLTALAVLEDHPRADVLLVDAPFVEGAVAAAVTAAAGADLAAVADAARQARGVAKFDDGSGPGSAPEPEVPVRSSSQVTLPANLHARPAGKLAQEAAKFSSDIRLEYGGRSIDPTGVLAVMSLGATLGSTVTVHAEGQDADTAIRTLTRILAEAE; encoded by the coding sequence ATGAACCAGTCCATCGGCATCGTCCTCGTCTCACACAGCGCCCACCTGGCCTCGGGCCTGCGGGAACTGCTCGCACAGATCGGCTCGGACCGGGTCCCGGTGGCCGCGGCGGGCGGCACGCGGGACGGCGGCATCGGCACCAGCTACGACCTGATCCTGGCGGCGATAGCCGAGGCCGACCGCGGCCACGGCGTCGTGATCCTGCCGGACCTGGGCAGCTCGGTGCTGACGGCGCTCGCCGTCCTGGAGGACCATCCGCGCGCCGACGTGCTGCTCGTGGACGCGCCCTTCGTCGAGGGCGCGGTGGCCGCCGCCGTGACCGCCGCCGCCGGCGCGGACCTGGCGGCCGTGGCCGACGCGGCTCGCCAGGCGCGCGGCGTGGCCAAGTTCGACGACGGCTCGGGGCCCGGATCGGCGCCGGAACCGGAAGTGCCGGTCCGCTCCTCCTCGCAGGTGACGCTGCCGGCCAACCTCCACGCCCGGCCCGCGGGCAAGCTCGCGCAGGAGGCCGCGAAGTTCTCCAGCGACATCCGGCTCGAATACGGCGGCCGGTCGATCGACCCCACCGGGGTGCTGGCGGTGATGAGCCTGGGCGCCACGCTCGGCAGCACCGTGACCGTGCACGCCGAGGGGCAGGACGCCGACACCGCGATCAGGACCCTGACCAGGATCCTGGCGGAGGCCGAGTGA
- a CDS encoding DUF5999 family protein yields the protein MSAFPRPRRFCPHDPACPSADAPDRDAARCVARHPEQGWSQLCNGVVCFEDTGELLPDGRTVAPHRPTDRQPAR from the coding sequence CTGAGCGCGTTTCCGCGACCGCGCCGATTCTGTCCGCACGACCCGGCCTGTCCGAGCGCCGACGCCCCCGACCGTGACGCGGCACGCTGCGTGGCGCGCCATCCCGAGCAGGGATGGAGCCAGCTGTGCAACGGCGTCGTCTGCTTCGAGGACACCGGGGAACTACTGCCGGACGGCCGGACCGTCGCCCCGCACCGCCCCACCGACCGGCAGCCCGCCCGATGA
- a CDS encoding helix-turn-helix domain-containing protein, whose amino-acid sequence MSAAAAEGPVRTGLPASAKGNPTIPRILLGARLRRLRTDAGISREDAGYAIRGSESKISRMELGRVGFKPRDVADLLTLYGVRESADREMLLALADQANAQSWWHAFSEVVPPWFEAYLGMEDAASVIRCYHTRLVPGLLQTEDYARAVIGSGNPLARADEIDRRVALRMRRARLLHRPHPPKLWAILDEAVLRRPPGSHDTMQAQIEHMLELSRLPHVTIQVVPFHRGGYADAGSHRFTLLRFAEAALGDIVYLEHLTGATFLDKTDDLDAYTKVMDQLCLDALPAAGSTDFLVDMVKEM is encoded by the coding sequence GTGAGCGCGGCCGCCGCCGAGGGACCTGTGCGCACCGGGCTGCCGGCCTCGGCCAAGGGCAACCCGACCATCCCCCGGATCCTGCTCGGCGCCCGGCTGCGGCGCCTGCGCACGGATGCCGGTATCAGCAGGGAGGACGCGGGCTACGCGATCCGCGGATCCGAGAGCAAGATCAGCCGCATGGAGCTCGGCCGTGTCGGCTTCAAGCCCCGCGACGTCGCCGACCTGCTCACCCTGTACGGCGTGCGCGAGAGCGCCGACCGCGAGATGCTGCTGGCGCTGGCCGACCAGGCCAACGCGCAAAGCTGGTGGCACGCCTTCTCCGAGGTGGTGCCGCCCTGGTTCGAGGCCTACCTCGGCATGGAGGACGCCGCCTCGGTCATCCGCTGCTACCACACGCGCCTGGTCCCGGGCCTGCTGCAGACCGAGGACTATGCCCGCGCTGTCATCGGCTCCGGGAATCCGCTGGCGCGCGCCGACGAGATCGACCGGCGGGTCGCTTTGCGCATGCGCCGTGCCCGCCTGCTGCACCGCCCGCATCCGCCCAAGCTCTGGGCGATCCTTGATGAGGCTGTGCTCCGGCGCCCGCCCGGCAGCCACGACACGATGCAGGCTCAGATCGAGCACATGCTGGAGCTGTCCAGGCTGCCGCACGTGACCATCCAGGTCGTGCCGTTCCACCGCGGCGGCTACGCCGACGCCGGCAGCCACCGCTTCACGCTGCTGCGCTTCGCCGAGGCGGCGTTGGGCGACATCGTGTACCTGGAGCACCTCACCGGCGCGACCTTCCTGGACAAGACCGATGACCTGGACGCGTATACAAAGGTCATGGATCAGCTGTGCCTGGACGCGCTTCCGGCGGCCGGCAGCACTGACTTCCTCGTCGACATGGTCAAGGAGATGTAG